In bacterium, one genomic interval encodes:
- the fliF gene encoding flagellar M-ring protein FliF — MGSFKDVFKNFSGVVGRMTPSQVMMLFGVVAGTIVGVVLLVGWVNNVTYSRLYSNLEESEAGEVISYLNDNKIPYKLEDGGKSIEIPADDVYKTRISLAAEGLPRAGSIGYSIFDKNNLGMTDFLQNLNFRRALEGELTRTIMQLSEVQAARVHIVIPKDRLFREDKKEATASVLLKLKGHAQLARAQIAGISHLVASSVEGLSPENITIVDYEGNLMSGGRKSDPLAGLSTSQLEVRQNVESYLQDKAQSMLDGVLGNGKAIVRVTADLNFQQVEKTAETYDPNAPVIRSEERTRNTNATTDKAEPPNESNQQENSETIVTNYEINKTVEHIINAVGTIDRLSVAVMVDGTYQMPEAGTGDGAGAPVYQPRSQEELDKLAAVVRNAVGFQQQRSDQIEMFNIPFDRQEFQQEQLQLDVMYQRDFYWDIGKKVGLVLLAIFAFFYLKGKLKKLFSGVGNMLSPHPAHRAQHAGSVEGIEDEEQPSAIVLEKRKPRLVDHMQQTAKERPEEVAKVIKTLMIE, encoded by the coding sequence ATGGGAAGCTTTAAGGACGTTTTCAAGAACTTCTCCGGAGTGGTCGGGCGAATGACCCCGAGCCAGGTGATGATGCTCTTTGGCGTTGTCGCCGGCACCATTGTCGGAGTTGTCCTGCTGGTCGGATGGGTGAACAATGTCACCTATTCCCGACTCTACTCCAACCTTGAAGAGAGCGAAGCCGGCGAGGTGATCAGTTATCTTAACGATAACAAGATCCCGTATAAGCTGGAGGACGGCGGGAAGTCGATTGAGATCCCCGCGGATGACGTCTATAAGACGCGCATCTCTCTCGCCGCTGAGGGACTCCCTCGCGCGGGGTCGATCGGCTATTCCATCTTTGACAAGAACAACCTTGGCATGACCGATTTCCTGCAGAACCTCAATTTCCGACGGGCACTCGAGGGGGAATTGACCCGGACGATCATGCAACTGTCTGAAGTGCAGGCGGCCCGCGTTCATATTGTCATTCCCAAAGACCGCCTGTTCAGAGAAGACAAAAAGGAGGCAACCGCCTCTGTCTTATTGAAGTTGAAGGGACACGCCCAACTCGCACGGGCACAGATCGCAGGGATCTCCCACCTGGTGGCATCCTCTGTCGAGGGCTTGAGCCCCGAAAATATCACCATCGTCGATTACGAAGGCAACCTGATGTCCGGCGGTCGTAAGTCCGATCCGCTGGCCGGGCTGTCCACCTCGCAATTGGAAGTGCGCCAGAATGTCGAATCATATTTGCAGGATAAGGCGCAGTCCATGCTCGACGGTGTTCTCGGCAACGGCAAAGCGATCGTCCGTGTCACCGCCGACCTCAATTTCCAGCAGGTAGAGAAGACGGCTGAAACCTATGACCCGAATGCGCCGGTCATTCGCTCCGAAGAACGGACACGCAATACCAACGCAACCACAGATAAAGCTGAGCCACCCAACGAAAGCAACCAGCAGGAAAATTCCGAGACTATCGTCACCAATTACGAGATCAACAAGACAGTCGAACATATCATCAATGCGGTCGGTACGATCGACCGGCTGTCCGTCGCCGTTATGGTTGACGGTACCTATCAGATGCCCGAGGCTGGCACCGGCGATGGCGCCGGAGCGCCCGTTTACCAGCCCCGCTCACAGGAAGAACTGGACAAGCTCGCCGCAGTCGTGCGCAACGCAGTTGGATTCCAGCAGCAGCGCTCCGATCAGATCGAAATGTTCAACATTCCGTTCGACCGTCAGGAGTTCCAGCAGGAGCAGCTACAGCTCGATGTTATGTATCAGCGCGACTTCTACTGGGATATTGGAAAGAAAGTCGGGCTGGTATTGCTGGCGATCTTTGCCTTCTTCTATCTCAAAGGGAAACTGAAAAAGCTCTTCTCCGGTGTCGGTAACATGCTTTCTCCGCACCCGGCTCACCGGGCGCAGCATGCGGGCAGCGTTGAGGGGATCGAAGACGAGGAGCAACCTTCAGCTATCGTCCTGGAAAAACGTAAACCACGCCTGGTCGACCATATGCAGCAGACCGCGAAAGAGCGGCCTGAAGAGGTCGCTAAGGTCATTAAGACCTTGATGATCGAGTAG
- the fliJ gene encoding flagellar export protein FliJ encodes MKKFRYRLEPVLKMKAHVEKQRQKEHAVAVQQVYIQQEKLQSIASEKQQTIESQRERLTGPLHPHQLLIASRYLVKLKRDTVTGSELLRALEREAEVRRTRLVEATKQKKIHEKLKEKQQQRFVADIESHEKKELDEIAVNGYRFRHRQ; translated from the coding sequence GTGAAGAAGTTTCGCTATCGGCTCGAGCCAGTCCTCAAGATGAAAGCGCATGTTGAGAAACAGCGCCAGAAAGAACACGCCGTCGCGGTTCAGCAGGTATATATCCAGCAGGAGAAACTCCAGTCGATCGCCTCGGAAAAGCAACAGACCATCGAAAGCCAGCGAGAACGGTTGACCGGGCCACTGCATCCTCACCAACTGCTGATCGCCTCCCGTTACCTGGTCAAACTGAAACGCGATACAGTCACCGGCTCAGAATTGCTCCGTGCGCTGGAACGCGAGGCAGAGGTACGAAGAACTCGATTAGTCGAGGCGACCAAACAGAAAAAGATCCATGAAAAGCTGAAAGAAAAACAGCAACAACGTTTCGTCGCCGATATCGAGAGCCATGAGAAGAAGGAACTCGATGAGATTGCGGTCAATGGATACAGATTTCGACACCGGCAGTAA
- a CDS encoding PAS domain S-box protein — protein sequence MDEARDAASIVTLESDELHRFTESYASFTRIINSLQRQYIELKDEFTSQNAELKDTNQKLVDMTRKNLAVSEFLNSILTAVSVGIIAVDQQGRITQFNPAASQMLGMSASEVLGRPYREILPPGTPVNANALRASESGKSVESVEKHLDLPDGTRLALSVSTAILRDDAGRSVGAVEVFQDLTRVKRIEQELGRLSTLAALGEMAATIAHEVRNPLAGIGGFAALLKRDLNIDDPKQKLADKIITGVENLNRTVTTLLNYTRFEEVNKEDLTYTEFVQRSLDQFRFDNGERLRAVSLELTPEESSYEAKAHIDPMLVRQLLFNLLTNAVEACGEKGSISISVRRLSRDDAHEKYSDKLLLGHRETVLETTVHDSGHGINAQVLDKIFSPFFTTKSTGTGLGLAVSWKIAKAHGGRLSPIIIRPVVHNSHL from the coding sequence ATGGATGAAGCCAGAGACGCCGCATCGATTGTGACGCTCGAATCGGATGAACTGCATCGGTTTACCGAATCGTACGCGTCTTTTACCCGTATCATCAATAGCCTGCAGCGTCAGTACATAGAACTCAAAGATGAGTTTACCAGCCAGAACGCCGAGCTAAAAGATACCAACCAGAAGCTGGTCGACATGACCAGAAAGAACCTGGCCGTATCTGAGTTCCTCAACTCCATCCTGACAGCAGTCTCCGTCGGTATAATTGCAGTTGATCAGCAGGGGCGAATTACGCAGTTCAATCCAGCCGCTTCGCAAATGCTCGGCATGTCCGCCAGCGAGGTCCTCGGTAGGCCGTATCGCGAAATCCTTCCCCCGGGTACCCCCGTCAATGCTAACGCGCTGCGCGCATCAGAAAGCGGCAAATCAGTCGAGTCAGTGGAAAAACATCTGGATCTCCCGGATGGAACCCGTTTGGCGCTCTCCGTCTCAACGGCGATCCTTCGTGACGATGCAGGCCGTTCGGTCGGCGCAGTCGAGGTCTTTCAGGACCTGACTCGTGTAAAACGGATCGAGCAGGAGCTGGGTCGTCTATCGACCCTGGCGGCATTGGGAGAAATGGCCGCGACTATCGCGCACGAAGTGCGCAACCCGCTGGCCGGGATCGGCGGATTCGCCGCTCTTTTGAAACGTGATCTCAATATCGATGATCCCAAGCAGAAACTGGCCGACAAGATCATCACCGGAGTCGAGAATCTCAACCGCACCGTCACCACCTTACTCAACTATACTCGCTTTGAAGAAGTCAATAAAGAGGACCTTACCTATACCGAGTTCGTGCAGCGCTCCCTCGACCAGTTCCGCTTTGATAATGGCGAGCGATTGCGGGCGGTATCGCTTGAATTGACTCCCGAAGAGAGCAGCTATGAGGCCAAAGCGCATATTGATCCAATGCTGGTCAGGCAATTGCTGTTTAACCTGCTGACCAATGCGGTTGAGGCATGCGGAGAGAAAGGGAGTATCTCGATCTCAGTCCGCCGCTTGTCCCGCGACGATGCCCATGAAAAATACAGTGACAAATTACTGCTGGGTCATAGAGAGACTGTCCTTGAAACGACTGTCCATGACTCGGGTCACGGCATCAATGCACAGGTACTCGACAAGATCTTCTCGCCGTTCTTTACGACCAAAAGCACCGGCACCGGACTTGGTCTGGCGGTGAGCTGGAAAATAGCCAAAGCACACGGGGGGAGATTATCGCCGATAATCATCCGGCCGGTGGTGCACAATTCACATTTGTGA
- a CDS encoding FliI/YscN family ATPase, whose translation MSYVAYDMYADRIARANTVKHFGKVTQVVGLVIESAGPAVSIGRLCTIENRESGSTVQAEVVGFRDNRILLMPYGPISGITPGAIVTSTSDQLRIPVGPELVGRVLGGLGQPIDDRGPLTCRATRSIVAKILPPMQRRRISEPLYTGIKVIDLMTTIGKGQRMGVFAGSGVGKSVTLGMMARASNADINVIALVGERGREVREFIERDLGAEGMKRSIVVAVTSDQPALIRIKGAMVASAIAEYFRDQGKDVMLLMDSVTRLAMAQREIGLAVGEPPATKGYTPSVFAMLPTLLERAGNAERGSITGFYTVLVEGDDFNEPISDAVRSILDGHVALSRRLAALNQYPAVDVLDSISRLMKDVTPQEETQLAAKVRKTLATYREAEDLINIGAYVKGSNPNIDFAISKMEKLNAFFRQGIYELVPHTDAVAQLRAIMEG comes from the coding sequence ATGAGTTATGTCGCCTACGACATGTATGCAGACAGGATCGCTCGCGCGAACACGGTCAAGCATTTCGGGAAAGTGACCCAGGTAGTCGGCCTGGTGATCGAATCTGCCGGCCCAGCAGTCTCAATCGGAAGACTCTGCACCATTGAAAATCGTGAAAGCGGAAGCACTGTTCAGGCGGAAGTAGTTGGATTTCGGGATAACCGAATCTTGTTGATGCCCTATGGTCCGATCAGCGGCATTACCCCCGGTGCCATAGTCACATCAACCTCCGATCAACTTCGCATTCCTGTGGGGCCGGAGCTCGTCGGGAGAGTTCTCGGCGGATTGGGGCAACCGATCGATGACCGTGGCCCGCTGACTTGCCGTGCCACCCGTTCGATTGTAGCGAAAATTCTCCCCCCAATGCAGCGACGTCGTATCTCCGAACCGCTCTACACCGGTATCAAAGTGATCGACCTGATGACAACGATCGGCAAAGGCCAGCGTATGGGCGTTTTCGCCGGATCAGGTGTCGGCAAGTCGGTTACTCTCGGCATGATGGCGCGCGCTTCCAATGCAGATATCAACGTCATTGCCCTGGTTGGCGAACGAGGACGTGAAGTCCGCGAATTCATCGAACGCGATCTCGGCGCTGAAGGCATGAAGCGTTCAATTGTTGTCGCCGTAACCTCGGATCAACCTGCGCTCATTCGTATCAAGGGCGCCATGGTCGCCAGTGCAATAGCCGAGTATTTCCGGGACCAGGGGAAAGATGTCATGCTGCTCATGGATTCCGTCACGCGACTGGCCATGGCTCAGCGCGAGATCGGGCTCGCCGTCGGCGAACCCCCAGCCACCAAAGGTTACACACCGTCAGTCTTCGCTATGTTGCCAACCCTCCTGGAGCGTGCCGGTAACGCCGAGCGTGGCTCGATCACGGGATTCTATACAGTACTTGTCGAGGGTGATGACTTCAATGAACCGATCTCGGACGCCGTCAGATCGATCCTGGATGGCCACGTGGCGCTTTCCCGTCGCCTTGCCGCACTCAACCAGTATCCCGCTGTCGACGTGCTTGACTCTATCAGCCGACTCATGAAAGATGTCACTCCCCAGGAAGAAACGCAACTTGCCGCCAAGGTCCGAAAGACCCTGGCAACCTATAGAGAAGCCGAAGATCTGATCAATATTGGCGCCTATGTAAAGGGTTCAAACCCTAATATCGATTTCGCCATCTCCAAGATGGAAAAGCTGAACGCCTTCTTCCGTCAGGGGATCTACGAACTGGTGCCGCACACCGACGCTGTCGCGCAACTGCGTGCCATCATGGAAGGGTAG
- the fliE gene encoding flagellar hook-basal body complex protein FliE: protein MSSIISNSSRVVPGLIEPPGGRVILEQVTPPDGQANPLGLPVGGQAISQPDFGDLLSNAINSVNDLQRQAGAAQEALLAGEPVELHDVMIKAEQAGLALDLTLEIRNKLINAYNEIMRMPM, encoded by the coding sequence ATGAGTTCAATAATCTCCAACTCCAGTCGTGTTGTTCCTGGCCTGATCGAACCGCCGGGCGGCAGAGTGATCCTTGAACAGGTCACGCCGCCCGACGGTCAGGCAAATCCGCTCGGCTTACCCGTCGGCGGCCAGGCCATTTCTCAGCCAGATTTCGGCGACCTCCTGTCCAATGCGATCAATTCAGTGAATGATCTGCAGCGCCAGGCTGGTGCCGCGCAGGAAGCGCTTTTGGCGGGGGAACCGGTCGAACTGCATGATGTCATGATCAAAGCGGAACAGGCCGGCTTGGCACTCGACTTGACCTTGGAGATCCGTAATAAGCTGATCAATGCGTACAACGAGATCATGCGGATGCCGATGTAA
- a CDS encoding OmpA family protein, producing MTMPRRRRSSNDHENLERWLLTYADLITLLLAFFVVMYSMSRVDAKKFGKMAEALNGVLKGGDSIIKTETESRKTGHGLLQLGNLKMIQQQIEERFKEINRQGEIKSELTERGLVVHIMESALFSEASADLQHRAMEILDLIADKVRPLPNHVRIEGHTDDRPINTVVYPSNWELASARATAVVRYFSGLHGIAPDRISALGYGEYRPIRPNNSIENRAQNRRVDIVILTMELTVQEPSSEYYYGEKSDSDTLTTVQQTFPTQPGNDFPQQPLNWEQLDSLRTATP from the coding sequence ATGACCATGCCCCGTCGCCGTCGCTCTTCCAACGATCACGAAAATCTTGAACGCTGGCTCCTGACCTACGCTGACTTGATCACCCTGCTCCTGGCCTTTTTTGTCGTCATGTACTCCATGTCCCGAGTTGACGCCAAGAAGTTCGGCAAGATGGCCGAGGCACTCAATGGCGTGCTCAAAGGGGGAGATAGCATCATCAAAACTGAAACCGAGTCCAGGAAAACCGGCCACGGACTACTGCAACTCGGCAATCTCAAGATGATCCAACAGCAGATCGAAGAACGATTCAAGGAGATCAATCGGCAAGGGGAGATCAAATCCGAATTGACCGAACGCGGCTTGGTAGTCCATATCATGGAATCGGCATTGTTCAGTGAGGCTTCGGCCGACCTCCAGCATCGCGCTATGGAGATTCTCGACCTGATAGCCGACAAAGTCCGACCACTCCCCAATCATGTCCGGATCGAGGGTCACACCGATGACCGACCGATCAATACGGTGGTTTATCCGTCGAATTGGGAACTCGCCTCAGCCCGTGCGACTGCGGTCGTGCGCTACTTTTCCGGCCTGCACGGGATCGCCCCGGACCGGATCTCCGCGCTGGGCTACGGTGAGTACCGTCCAATACGCCCGAACAATTCCATTGAAAATCGTGCCCAGAACCGTCGGGTCGACATTGTCATCTTAACGATGGAACTGACAGTCCAGGAGCCTTCATCTGAATACTATTATGGTGAGAAGTCGGATTCCGACACACTGACCACAGTCCAACAGACTTTTCCCACTCAGCCGGGAAACGATTTCCCGCAACAGCCGCTGAACTGGGAACAGCTCGACAGCCTCAGAACCGCAACTCCTTAG
- a CDS encoding flagellar motor protein, with product MDLATLIGLILAFGAVVGSFVMEGGHLDAIFLFPPMLIVIGGTLGATIVTTSFGTVLQVPTYLRLAFFGHSHRLTESIDMIVRLAEKARREGILGLDAHIKDFRDPFFRKALQLVVDGTEVTALREILETEIAYMEERHKKGIAFFQKAGGFAPTLGILGTVLGLIHTLGNTSDASKMATSIAAAFIATLWGVGLANLFFLPVSDKLRLRHEEEMIHLELVVEGMAAIQSGENPRNIRTRLLAFISPQHRGVEE from the coding sequence ATGGATCTGGCAACACTTATCGGTCTCATACTCGCTTTTGGCGCGGTGGTCGGCTCTTTCGTAATGGAAGGAGGTCACCTCGATGCCATCTTCCTCTTTCCCCCAATGCTGATAGTGATTGGCGGAACGTTGGGTGCCACCATTGTAACCACTTCCTTCGGTACGGTCCTGCAGGTACCGACTTACCTTCGATTGGCATTCTTTGGTCATTCCCATAGATTGACCGAATCGATCGACATGATCGTCCGCCTGGCCGAAAAGGCGCGTCGCGAGGGGATTCTGGGCCTCGATGCTCATATCAAAGATTTTAGAGATCCGTTCTTTCGCAAAGCTCTCCAGTTGGTGGTCGACGGAACCGAAGTGACCGCACTTCGCGAGATCCTCGAGACCGAGATCGCTTACATGGAAGAGCGCCACAAAAAAGGGATAGCCTTCTTCCAGAAGGCCGGAGGATTTGCACCTACGCTTGGCATCCTGGGGACAGTCCTCGGACTGATCCACACCCTCGGGAACACGTCCGATGCCTCCAAAATGGCGACCTCAATCGCCGCCGCCTTCATTGCCACTCTTTGGGGAGTCGGCCTGGCGAATCTCTTTTTCCTGCCGGTCTCAGACAAATTGAGACTTCGCCACGAAGAAGAGATGATCCACCTTGAACTGGTCGTCGAAGGTATGGCCGCGATCCAGTCCGGTGAAAATCCGCGCAATATCCGCACGCGCTTGCTGGCATTCATCTCGCCGCAACATCGCGGCGTGGAGGAATGA
- a CDS encoding sigma-54-dependent Fis family transcriptional regulator codes for MKYAVLIVDDDKLVNEFLTETLTRAGYKCVSAFSGEEAVHRFKSQTFDIVLTDLKMREMDGLTLLHQIKTVSPDTTVIMMTAYGTVETAVKAIKLGAYDFLLKPVSPEALEHILSRVTEVLELRSQNRIMQADLAHKFQNIIGKSKMMKEIFDLIQSVANARSTVMITGSSGTGKEMVARAIHYASNRAQNPFIKLNCAALPENLVEAELFGYEKGAFTDAKKTNRGRFELADGGTLLLDEISEMPLNLQSKLLRVIQEREFERVGSSQTISVDVRIIATSNRNLKEYISQGLFREDLFYRLNVIPIYLPPLADRKEDIPALTQHFIEKYNDENGRSIKRMDDGVMRMFLRYHWPGNVRELENMLERAVVTAKSEILTDDDFPTELALGPVADDLPPLKVPMKLEEGSKYLILKTLEKFNGNKTKAAEALGITTRTIRNKLAEYQLEQTN; via the coding sequence ATGAAGTATGCTGTACTGATCGTGGATGATGATAAACTGGTGAATGAGTTTTTGACAGAAACCCTCACCCGTGCCGGATACAAATGCGTTTCCGCATTTTCCGGCGAAGAAGCTGTTCATCGATTTAAGTCCCAGACGTTTGATATTGTTCTCACCGACCTCAAGATGCGGGAGATGGACGGCCTGACTTTGCTGCATCAGATCAAGACGGTGTCGCCGGACACGACCGTTATTATGATGACCGCCTATGGCACGGTTGAGACTGCGGTCAAGGCGATCAAGCTGGGAGCCTATGATTTCCTGCTCAAGCCGGTTTCACCGGAAGCCCTCGAGCATATCCTCTCCCGAGTGACCGAGGTCCTGGAGCTACGCTCTCAGAACCGGATCATGCAGGCCGACCTGGCACACAAGTTCCAGAACATCATCGGCAAGTCGAAAATGATGAAGGAGATCTTCGATCTGATCCAGTCGGTCGCCAATGCCCGCTCAACCGTGATGATCACCGGATCTTCCGGTACCGGTAAGGAAATGGTCGCTCGCGCCATACACTATGCGTCGAACCGCGCCCAGAATCCGTTCATCAAACTCAACTGTGCCGCGCTGCCGGAGAATCTGGTCGAGGCGGAGCTGTTTGGCTATGAAAAAGGGGCGTTCACCGACGCCAAGAAGACCAACCGCGGCCGCTTTGAGCTGGCCGATGGCGGCACTCTATTGCTCGACGAAATCTCCGAGATGCCGCTGAATCTGCAGAGCAAACTGCTTCGCGTGATCCAGGAGCGCGAATTCGAACGCGTTGGCTCAAGCCAGACGATCTCTGTCGATGTCCGTATCATTGCCACGTCGAATCGCAATCTGAAAGAGTACATTTCCCAGGGGCTGTTCCGTGAAGATCTCTTCTATCGCCTCAATGTCATTCCGATCTACTTGCCGCCGCTCGCGGACCGCAAGGAAGACATTCCTGCCCTGACGCAGCATTTCATTGAGAAGTACAATGATGAGAATGGTCGGAGCATCAAACGGATGGATGACGGCGTGATGCGCATGTTCCTCCGGTATCACTGGCCCGGCAATGTTCGCGAACTGGAAAATATGCTGGAACGTGCAGTTGTCACCGCTAAGTCGGAGATTCTGACCGATGATGACTTCCCGACCGAATTGGCCCTTGGTCCAGTGGCCGATGACCTCCCGCCGCTGAAGGTGCCGATGAAGCTCGAAGAGGGGAGCAAGTACTTGATTCTCAAGACCCTTGAGAAGTTCAACGGCAACAAAACCAAGGCTGCAGAGGCTCTCGGGATCACCACCCGGACCATCCGGAACAAGCTGGCTGAATATCAACTGGAGCAAACTAACTGA
- the flgC gene encoding flagellar basal body rod protein FlgC yields the protein MAGVLHAIQLSAKGLTIQRKKMNVVAENLANAETTKTADGGPYQRKRLLVREAKEAGNFDSFLRQADTPLARTHPEHKLGNSFKVREDSELASVEAKQVEQKDSFKLIYDPTHPEADEEGYVKLPDIDIITEMVDMMVASRAYEANTTAIAASKKMVKDALDI from the coding sequence ATGGCCGGAGTACTGCACGCGATCCAGTTGTCAGCCAAAGGGCTGACTATCCAGCGCAAGAAAATGAATGTCGTCGCCGAAAACTTGGCGAATGCAGAAACGACCAAAACGGCCGACGGCGGCCCGTATCAGCGCAAACGCCTGTTGGTCAGGGAAGCCAAAGAGGCGGGGAATTTCGATTCCTTCCTGCGCCAGGCCGACACGCCGCTCGCTCGCACCCACCCCGAGCACAAACTCGGTAACTCTTTCAAAGTGCGCGAGGATTCTGAACTTGCCTCGGTCGAGGCAAAACAGGTCGAACAAAAGGACTCGTTCAAGCTGATCTATGATCCGACCCATCCGGAAGCGGACGAGGAAGGATATGTCAAACTGCCGGATATCGATATCATCACCGAGATGGTCGATATGATGGTGGCAAGCCGTGCCTATGAAGCCAATACCACGGCGATTGCTGCCTCCAAGAAAATGGTCAAAGATGCTTTGGATATTTAG
- the flgB gene encoding flagellar basal body rod protein FlgB, with translation MPNFSKYLDLGSFRQKLISGNMANAATPGYEAQNIEFEREYQRLTGNTNHLAGALTNQYHIPLGEHKAKPPRIDHEKVKDGDVNSIDIDEEIANLAQNELQFTIGAELLKRKFDSMRNAITSK, from the coding sequence GTGCCCAACTTCTCGAAGTACCTCGATCTCGGATCGTTCCGGCAGAAGCTTATCTCCGGAAACATGGCCAATGCGGCCACTCCGGGCTATGAGGCACAGAATATTGAGTTTGAGCGTGAGTACCAGCGACTCACCGGCAACACCAACCACCTCGCCGGTGCGTTGACCAATCAATACCATATACCGCTCGGTGAGCATAAGGCGAAGCCGCCGCGTATCGATCATGAGAAGGTCAAGGACGGCGATGTCAATTCGATCGATATCGACGAAGAGATCGCCAACCTGGCTCAGAATGAACTGCAGTTCACCATTGGGGCCGAACTGCTGAAACGTAAATTCGATTCCATGCGCAACGCGATAACCAGTAAGTAG
- the fliG gene encoding flagellar motor switch protein FliG, with protein MQFDDMSPTRKAAVALVAFGPEVSALVLKGMNEADLEKLTIEIANLRDVPPEVEEKVIEECQQIFMARQYISQGGIDFASQILEKAVGSHKAREIMHRLESSFKSRGFSLLKDIDPKQLSGFFQNEHPQTIALVMTQLSSQQAAAVLSELTPELQAEVALRIATMEKISPEILKEIEATLEAHFGSASTRDLSVSGGAKAIAEILNLIDTTAEKNILQSLEAEDADLAAEIKNMMFVFDDLILLDDRSIQRVLKEVETKDLSISLKATSEEVKNKIFSNVSERVAVMIREEMEFMGPTRLSDVEAAQGRIVETVRRLEEEGQVIISGRGGKEEIIV; from the coding sequence ATGCAATTCGATGACATGTCACCCACCAGGAAAGCGGCAGTCGCACTCGTTGCTTTTGGTCCCGAGGTCTCTGCTCTGGTTCTTAAGGGAATGAATGAAGCGGACCTGGAAAAGCTGACGATAGAGATCGCCAACCTTCGTGACGTCCCTCCGGAAGTCGAAGAGAAGGTGATCGAAGAGTGTCAGCAGATATTCATGGCCCGCCAGTACATTTCTCAGGGCGGTATTGACTTTGCCTCCCAGATCCTCGAAAAGGCGGTTGGTTCGCATAAAGCGCGTGAGATCATGCACCGGCTCGAATCCTCTTTCAAGTCGCGTGGTTTCTCGCTTCTCAAAGATATCGATCCCAAACAACTTTCTGGGTTCTTCCAGAACGAACATCCGCAGACCATCGCCCTGGTGATGACCCAGTTGTCATCGCAACAGGCCGCGGCGGTCCTGTCGGAATTGACGCCGGAACTCCAGGCCGAGGTTGCTCTTCGAATCGCTACCATGGAAAAGATCTCGCCTGAGATCCTGAAAGAGATCGAAGCGACTTTGGAGGCTCACTTCGGCTCCGCCAGCACACGAGACTTAAGCGTCTCCGGTGGTGCTAAAGCGATTGCCGAAATTCTCAACCTGATCGACACCACCGCTGAAAAAAACATTCTCCAGTCGCTCGAGGCCGAAGACGCCGATCTGGCGGCTGAGATCAAGAATATGATGTTTGTCTTCGACGATCTGATCCTTCTGGATGATCGTTCGATCCAGCGCGTTCTCAAGGAAGTCGAGACCAAAGACTTGTCGATCTCACTCAAGGCGACCAGCGAAGAGGTCAAGAACAAGATATTCAGTAACGTCTCCGAGCGTGTTGCCGTCATGATCCGCGAAGAGATGGAGTTCATGGGGCCGACACGACTTTCCGATGTCGAAGCGGCTCAGGGACGCATTGTCGAGACCGTCCGTCGCCTCGAAGAAGAAGGCCAGGTCATTATCTCCGGCCGCGGTGGCAAGGAAGAAATCATTGTCTAA